The Kroppenstedtia pulmonis genome has a segment encoding these proteins:
- a CDS encoding SCO family protein: MVSGNRGWKNRWVLLCGVLILLVTGYGLWGKQDSDYSLSSGEEKEASHLPDFRYTDQNGKVIGMDQLKGEIWLANQVFTRCPDICSPMTANMARVQQELKEAGLDIRIVSFSVDPEHDTPKVLKRFGENLKVDFSNWHFLTHEKEEQMHQFLKQSFKAPIKKRIPKSPGDVMTISHSSRFYLIDPGGKIRGTYNGLQPDYARIVSDASKAAIAVSAK, translated from the coding sequence ATGGTTTCGGGAAACAGGGGTTGGAAAAATCGATGGGTTCTTTTGTGTGGTGTTTTGATATTATTGGTGACGGGTTACGGATTATGGGGGAAACAGGACTCGGATTACTCTCTTTCTTCCGGTGAGGAAAAGGAAGCTTCACATCTTCCGGACTTCCGATACACGGATCAAAACGGCAAGGTTATCGGCATGGATCAGCTAAAAGGTGAAATTTGGCTGGCCAATCAGGTATTTACCCGTTGCCCGGATATCTGTTCACCCATGACTGCCAATATGGCCAGAGTACAGCAGGAATTGAAGGAAGCCGGGCTGGATATCCGGATTGTATCTTTCAGTGTGGATCCAGAACATGACACACCCAAAGTCCTGAAGAGATTTGGAGAAAACTTAAAAGTGGACTTTTCCAATTGGCATTTCCTGACTCACGAGAAGGAAGAACAGATGCACCAATTTCTGAAACAATCCTTTAAAGCACCGATTAAAAAGCGTATTCCGAAAAGCCCGGGGGATGTCATGACGATTAGTCACTCCTCCCGGTTTTATCTGATCGATCCTGGGGGAAAAATCAGGGGTACCTACAATGGATTACAGCCTGACTATGCCCGGATTGTCAGTGATGCATCCAAAGCGGCGATCGCAGTTTCCGCAAAATGA
- a CDS encoding metal ABC transporter solute-binding protein, Zn/Mn family has translation MSFKSRIWIGAIMITLITGVLIGCGNDASDKDPRSKEKLQVYASLYPLAFLAEEVGKEQIEVHNLVPPGVESHDYEPTAKDLAAMQEADLLLINGIGFEGWVDKAKPLLKTKETSVVDTSKSIPLLHFNEEHDYHHEDGHSDEHDHGEYDPHVWLNPLNAKKQAKTIRDALIKKDRKHQKEYETNYEKLADRLEKLDQKLMKIAKNSKSNTIVVSHASFGYLADRYGLKQVAVSGLSPSSEPSAKKLKKVVEVAKKNKVSTIYFDALVTNKVANTVKKEVGARSLTLNPVEGLTSEQHAKGEDYFTIMEQNGENLKIGLNGK, from the coding sequence TTGTCATTCAAATCAAGGATTTGGATCGGAGCGATTATGATTACATTGATAACAGGGGTATTAATCGGATGCGGCAACGATGCTTCTGATAAGGATCCCAGATCGAAAGAAAAGCTCCAGGTATATGCCAGTTTGTATCCATTGGCTTTTTTGGCTGAGGAAGTGGGGAAAGAACAAATCGAGGTACATAATCTGGTTCCGCCGGGGGTGGAGTCCCACGATTATGAACCGACTGCCAAAGATCTGGCTGCTATGCAGGAAGCGGATTTATTATTGATCAATGGTATTGGCTTTGAAGGATGGGTTGACAAGGCGAAACCACTGCTTAAAACGAAGGAAACATCGGTGGTGGATACATCAAAATCCATTCCATTACTTCACTTTAATGAGGAGCATGACTATCATCACGAGGACGGGCACAGTGATGAGCATGATCATGGTGAATATGATCCTCATGTATGGCTGAATCCTTTAAATGCCAAAAAACAGGCGAAAACGATCCGAGATGCATTGATAAAAAAAGATCGGAAGCATCAAAAAGAGTATGAAACCAATTATGAAAAGTTGGCTGACCGACTGGAAAAACTGGATCAGAAATTGATGAAGATAGCCAAAAACAGCAAGTCCAACACGATTGTCGTTTCCCATGCCTCCTTTGGATATTTGGCTGACCGATACGGCTTGAAACAGGTTGCGGTATCCGGGTTGTCACCATCCAGTGAGCCCAGTGCCAAAAAGCTGAAAAAAGTGGTGGAGGTTGCCAAGAAGAATAAAGTCTCCACCATCTATTTTGATGCACTGGTTACAAATAAAGTGGCAAATACAGTGAAAAAAGAAGTTGGAGCCCGCTCCCTTACTTTAAATCCTGTAGAAGGTCTAACTTCGGAACAGCATGCCAAAGGAGAAGATTATTTTACGATTATGGAGCAAAACGGAGAAAATTTGAAGATTGGACTAAATGGTAAATAG
- a CDS encoding lipoate--protein ligase family protein — MNRRETVTEHESFSLIHFHNGTEMPEHPSPEIKHYQNIRDWRVIMEKSADLSPMVYALEEAIGEAVAKEEVPATLRIWQGPRAIVVSKKDIRTQQAQQAASWMKEVDWPVYVRQSGGTAVPHGPGTLNLSLFLPRPKKLTWNIDTVYKMLGLPLMHMLKDTFSLDSYFGEVPGSFCDGRYNVVVQGKKIVGTSQVWKGGPAGLQSRQPGYILAHATLLTHIDRQQAMSSLNAFYELAEGTRPIYVDTVATLASFVTVAPQELDQAVLKGLTNSIRKLTGEGAMPVTGPSEEERKRAADFLGNCFPESYQPQVKERT, encoded by the coding sequence ATGAATAGGAGGGAAACCGTTACGGAACATGAATCCTTCTCATTGATTCACTTTCATAACGGGACAGAGATGCCGGAGCATCCATCACCAGAAATCAAACATTATCAGAATATCCGGGATTGGCGGGTAATCATGGAAAAGTCAGCAGATTTATCACCAATGGTTTACGCCCTGGAAGAGGCAATCGGGGAGGCTGTAGCCAAAGAGGAGGTTCCCGCAACCTTGAGGATATGGCAGGGACCCAGGGCCATCGTGGTTTCCAAAAAGGATATCCGTACCCAACAAGCCCAACAGGCGGCTTCCTGGATGAAAGAAGTGGATTGGCCGGTTTATGTGAGACAGAGTGGAGGGACGGCGGTTCCCCATGGACCGGGTACACTGAATCTATCCCTGTTTTTGCCCCGACCCAAGAAGTTGACTTGGAATATCGATACCGTATATAAAATGTTGGGCCTGCCTTTGATGCACATGTTGAAGGATACTTTTTCCCTGGATTCTTATTTCGGAGAAGTGCCAGGCTCCTTTTGTGACGGGCGATACAATGTAGTCGTTCAGGGCAAAAAAATCGTAGGAACCTCCCAGGTATGGAAGGGGGGACCGGCGGGATTGCAATCCCGTCAACCGGGATACATATTGGCCCATGCCACGTTATTGACCCATATCGATCGACAACAGGCCATGTCCTCCCTCAATGCTTTTTATGAACTGGCGGAGGGAACACGTCCCATCTATGTGGACACAGTAGCCACACTGGCTTCCTTTGTAACGGTTGCCCCACAGGAATTGGATCAGGCAGTGTTAAAGGGTCTGACGAATTCCATCCGTAAGTTGACGGGAGAAGGGGCGATGCCGGTAACCGGTCCCAGTGAAGAGGAAAGAAAAAGAGCTGCGGACTTTTTGGGAAACTGTTTTCCGGAGTCCTATCAACCTCAGGTAAAAGAGAGAACCTGA
- a CDS encoding MDR family MFS transporter: protein MTRLRLLLQEYHPLVWVLVGGTVFARAAAFMSLPFLAVYLSRTTGMNPVLIGLTVGLGPLAGTFGGFVGGYLSDRFGRKVVMLSTLFVWAGVFFGFALAEEVAVFMALNLLNGLCRSFFEPTSQALMADITPPDKRMRVFSIRYLAINVGAAVGPLVGAYLAIVSAGLTFLITGAVYLLYGMVLLVMMKRLGREIGSTPPKERVRLMDALQVVRKDTALGFFILAGILEHIGYSQVESSLPLHLKELFGGENVLYPFLLALNAGTVILFQIVITRWSEKRSILSNMILGSLMFALGLICWGIGGHWGWFVTGMIILTIGEILIFPTSSLFIDRLAPEGMRGTYFGASGFRSIGFFIGPFLGGWLLDVIGGSSLYFLLAGVVACSIVFYWLGQRSYREIRGKVKGHKE, encoded by the coding sequence ATGACACGATTGCGATTATTGCTTCAGGAATACCACCCCTTGGTCTGGGTGCTGGTAGGGGGTACGGTTTTTGCACGAGCCGCCGCTTTTATGAGTCTTCCTTTCCTTGCTGTATACCTCTCCCGAACCACTGGAATGAACCCGGTCCTGATCGGACTGACTGTGGGATTGGGTCCTTTGGCGGGGACTTTCGGCGGATTTGTCGGAGGCTATCTTTCTGATCGATTCGGTCGTAAAGTGGTAATGTTATCCACCTTGTTTGTCTGGGCCGGGGTCTTTTTCGGGTTTGCCTTGGCGGAGGAAGTGGCTGTTTTTATGGCTCTAAACCTGCTGAACGGCCTTTGTCGCTCTTTTTTCGAACCGACGAGCCAGGCGTTGATGGCAGATATCACCCCGCCTGACAAGCGGATGCGGGTATTTTCCATTCGTTACTTGGCCATCAATGTAGGGGCGGCGGTAGGTCCCTTGGTAGGTGCTTATCTGGCGATAGTGTCCGCCGGTTTGACTTTCTTGATCACCGGTGCTGTCTACCTTCTTTACGGAATGGTCTTACTCGTGATGATGAAACGGTTGGGAAGAGAGATTGGGTCCACGCCTCCGAAGGAGCGGGTGCGTTTAATGGACGCCTTGCAGGTGGTACGGAAGGATACCGCACTGGGCTTTTTCATCCTTGCCGGAATTTTGGAGCATATCGGGTACTCCCAGGTGGAAAGCAGTTTGCCCCTTCACCTGAAGGAACTCTTTGGAGGAGAGAATGTACTTTATCCCTTTCTTCTGGCCTTGAATGCCGGCACGGTGATCTTGTTTCAGATAGTGATCACCCGATGGAGCGAAAAGCGGTCCATCTTGAGCAATATGATCCTGGGCAGTTTGATGTTTGCACTGGGTCTTATCTGTTGGGGGATCGGCGGTCATTGGGGTTGGTTTGTAACAGGAATGATCATTCTGACGATTGGTGAAATCCTTATCTTTCCCACCAGCAGTCTGTTTATCGACCGCCTTGCTCCTGAGGGGATGAGAGGAACGTACTTTGGGGCCAGTGGATTTCGTTCCATCGGTTTTTTTATTGGCCCCTTTCTGGGTGGGTGGTTACTGGATGTGATCGGTGGTTCCTCTTTGTACTTTCTTTTGGCCGGGGTGGTTGCCTGTAGTATCGTGTTTTACTGGTTGGGTCAGCGAAGTTACAGGGAAATAAGGGGAAAAGTGAAGGGGCATAAGGAATGA
- the trpB gene encoding tryptophan synthase subunit beta, whose protein sequence is MSIAKEELYKGFFGEFGGSFVPEDLQSVLDSLEETFLHYKDDPDFLKELDDYFKEYVGRPSPLYHAKGLSQRLGGAKIFLKREDLNHTGAHKINNAIGQALLAKRMGAHRVIAETGAGQHGVATATACAMLGLKCVVYMGEKDTQRQALNVFRMELLGAEVIPVTRGTRTLKDAVDAALEDLVQNCDNTFYLLGSAVGPHPFPTVVRHFQSVIGREARKQILEHEGRLPDLITACVGGGSNAIGLFAPFAEDPGVKIVGAEPGGRGSEPGNHAASIASGTPGLVHGFKCHVLQDDQGEVQPTHSIAAGLDYPGVGPEHSHLKTSGRAEYIPIPDDKALEAFKLLSQTEGIIPALESAHAVAYAIQVAPQMDKDQIIIVNLSGRGDKDVQQVFEMQDRS, encoded by the coding sequence ATGAGCATAGCCAAGGAAGAGCTTTATAAGGGGTTTTTTGGGGAATTCGGCGGCAGTTTTGTACCCGAGGACCTGCAAAGTGTCTTGGACAGTCTGGAAGAAACCTTTTTACATTATAAAGACGATCCTGATTTCCTCAAAGAACTGGATGATTACTTTAAAGAGTATGTCGGTCGACCCAGTCCCCTGTATCATGCCAAAGGGCTGAGCCAGCGACTCGGCGGGGCCAAGATCTTCCTGAAGCGGGAGGATTTGAACCACACCGGCGCCCATAAAATTAACAATGCAATCGGGCAGGCCCTTTTGGCAAAACGAATGGGTGCTCACCGTGTCATCGCAGAAACCGGTGCCGGTCAGCATGGAGTTGCCACAGCGACAGCCTGTGCCATGTTGGGCTTGAAATGTGTCGTATATATGGGGGAGAAGGATACCCAGCGACAGGCCCTCAATGTATTCCGGATGGAGTTGCTGGGAGCCGAAGTGATCCCGGTAACCCGGGGTACCCGCACCTTGAAAGATGCGGTGGATGCAGCCCTGGAGGATCTTGTTCAAAACTGTGACAATACCTTCTACCTCCTGGGCTCTGCTGTAGGTCCCCATCCCTTCCCCACTGTTGTTCGCCACTTTCAATCCGTCATTGGAAGGGAAGCCAGAAAGCAAATTTTGGAGCATGAAGGTCGTTTGCCGGACCTGATCACTGCTTGTGTCGGCGGAGGCAGTAATGCCATCGGCTTGTTTGCTCCCTTTGCAGAAGATCCCGGTGTAAAAATTGTCGGGGCGGAGCCGGGTGGACGAGGAAGCGAACCGGGAAATCACGCCGCATCCATAGCCAGTGGAACTCCCGGTCTGGTACACGGCTTTAAGTGTCATGTACTCCAGGATGATCAAGGTGAAGTTCAACCCACTCACTCCATTGCCGCCGGGCTGGATTATCCCGGTGTAGGGCCGGAACACAGCCATTTAAAAACCAGTGGTCGGGCAGAGTATATCCCCATCCCGGATGACAAAGCCCTGGAAGCCTTTAAGCTCCTGTCCCAAACTGAGGGAATCATCCCCGCTTTGGAAAGTGCCCACGCTGTAGCCTATGCCATCCAGGTCGCCCCACAGATGGACAAAGACCAGATCATTATCGTCAATTTGTCAGGTCGGGGAGACAAGGATGTACAACAAGTCTTTGAGATGCAGGACAGATCCTGA
- a CDS encoding ABC transporter ATP-binding protein: protein MQNVIQVDSLRKEFKTYSSRSGLKGAFRDLFTRNYKVFPAVKDISLQIKQGEMVGYIGENGAGKSTTIKMLTGILTPTSGTVRVNGMNPHKEREQFVRTIGVVFGQRSQLWWDIAVQESFRLLKKIYKVSDQDYKEHMHYVIEALDIQPLLDKPVRKLSLGQRMRCELAAALIHNPPLLFLDEPTIGLDVLVKLKIRDFLKEMNRKYKTTVLLTTHDLSDIEALCERVIMLDEGQIIYDGRLADLRNGWGKGKQIEIHFADPVSATQLQLIGKELPVQWISGKEKNVWIANVQNDETVISKLVSRVVAAHPIIDINIHEVSTEEIIRNIYEEGVVHG, encoded by the coding sequence ATGCAGAATGTGATCCAGGTTGATTCACTGCGTAAAGAGTTTAAGACATATTCCAGTCGTTCAGGATTAAAAGGTGCTTTTCGGGACTTGTTTACGAGAAATTACAAGGTGTTTCCCGCTGTAAAGGACATCTCACTTCAAATCAAGCAAGGGGAGATGGTGGGGTATATAGGGGAAAATGGAGCGGGTAAATCGACAACGATTAAAATGTTGACCGGTATTCTGACGCCGACTTCCGGTACAGTGCGTGTAAACGGGATGAACCCGCACAAGGAAAGGGAACAGTTTGTACGTACCATTGGCGTCGTGTTTGGCCAACGGTCTCAATTGTGGTGGGACATTGCGGTACAAGAGTCATTCCGGTTGCTGAAGAAAATCTATAAAGTGTCAGACCAAGACTATAAAGAACACATGCATTATGTCATCGAGGCTCTGGACATTCAACCGTTACTGGATAAACCGGTACGGAAGCTTTCATTGGGTCAGCGTATGCGATGTGAATTGGCTGCGGCACTGATTCACAATCCCCCCTTGCTGTTTCTGGATGAACCGACAATCGGACTGGATGTCCTTGTGAAATTGAAAATAAGAGACTTCTTAAAGGAGATGAACCGTAAGTATAAGACGACGGTTTTATTGACCACACACGATCTGTCTGACATTGAAGCCTTATGCGAACGGGTTATCATGCTGGACGAGGGACAAATTATTTACGACGGACGCCTTGCCGACCTGAGAAACGGGTGGGGCAAAGGCAAACAAATTGAAATCCACTTTGCAGACCCGGTTTCAGCCACCCAACTTCAACTGATTGGCAAAGAGCTCCCGGTTCAATGGATATCAGGTAAGGAAAAGAATGTGTGGATCGCCAATGTCCAAAATGATGAAACCGTGATCTCCAAGTTGGTTAGTCGTGTTGTAGCAGCCCATCCCATTATCGACATAAACATTCATGAAGTGTCCACGGAAGAAATTATTCGTAACATTTATGAAGAAGGCGTCGTCCATGGCTAA
- a CDS encoding ABC transporter permease: MAKYVEMIRIRFLMMLAYRTNYYSGILIYSINIGAYYFLWSAIYSGKEAIEGLSVVQMTTYIAVSWMARAFYFNNIDREIAMEIKEGKVAVELIRPYHYLVMKMMQGLGEGIFRLFFFSFPGMVVVSLVFPLNFSASLATWGFFFLSLVFSFIINTQINLLTGILTFFFFNNDGLIRAKRVIIDLFSGLLLPISFYPNWAQSVMTYFPFQAISYVPSMIFTEGFVGSEIINALILQGIWSIVLVVPIQLLWLLAKKQLIVQGG, from the coding sequence ATGGCTAAATATGTGGAAATGATTCGTATCCGTTTTTTGATGATGCTGGCTTACCGTACCAATTATTACAGTGGGATTCTCATTTACAGTATCAATATCGGAGCCTACTATTTTCTGTGGAGTGCCATTTATAGCGGAAAAGAGGCCATTGAAGGCTTATCTGTGGTGCAAATGACCACATACATCGCAGTTTCCTGGATGGCACGTGCTTTTTACTTTAATAATATTGACCGTGAGATTGCCATGGAGATTAAAGAAGGGAAGGTGGCAGTTGAACTTATCCGCCCTTACCACTATTTAGTGATGAAAATGATGCAGGGGCTGGGGGAAGGCATTTTCCGCCTGTTCTTTTTTTCGTTTCCGGGTATGGTGGTGGTCAGTCTCGTCTTCCCACTTAACTTCTCTGCATCGTTGGCAACATGGGGCTTCTTTTTTCTGTCCTTGGTGTTCAGCTTTATCATTAATACGCAGATCAACTTGTTAACCGGTATTTTAACCTTTTTCTTTTTTAATAATGATGGTCTCATTCGTGCAAAACGGGTGATCATCGATTTATTTTCCGGTTTACTCTTGCCTATCAGCTTTTACCCAAATTGGGCACAAAGTGTGATGACCTATTTTCCATTTCAGGCCATCAGTTATGTCCCGAGTATGATTTTCACGGAAGGGTTTGTCGGATCTGAAATAATAAATGCCCTAATCCTGCAAGGAATTTGGTCCATTGTACTGGTGGTTCCGATCCAGTTGCTATGGTTGCTGGCAAAAAAGCAGCTGATCGTTCAAGGGGGGTAA
- a CDS encoding ABC transporter permease, with the protein MFYVTVFLQYTAQYLKTRMAYRVDMMVEILSDLLFQGVNLIFILIVFGHTQLLGGWTKDEIIFIYGFFLVPFAIFSAFFNIWDFNERYIVKGEMDRVLTRPVHSLFQIILERMELESLFGAVTGIAVMLYAGVRLDLSLSWWDPFVFIVMVLGGSLVYAGIFVMLASIGFWSDSRTDIMPMMYNISNYGRYPVDIYNRVIRYVLTWILPFAFVGVYPSAYFLKKSEWYGYALLTPVIGIAFFTLAILVWNIGVTKYRGAGN; encoded by the coding sequence GTGTTTTATGTAACGGTGTTTTTGCAGTACACGGCTCAGTATTTAAAGACACGGATGGCGTACCGGGTGGACATGATGGTGGAAATATTATCGGATCTGTTGTTCCAAGGGGTTAATTTGATCTTTATTCTGATCGTTTTCGGACATACCCAGTTACTTGGCGGGTGGACAAAGGATGAAATCATTTTTATTTACGGTTTTTTCCTGGTCCCCTTTGCGATATTCTCAGCCTTCTTTAACATCTGGGATTTTAATGAGCGATACATCGTAAAAGGGGAAATGGACCGTGTGTTGACGAGACCGGTACACAGTTTGTTTCAAATCATTTTGGAACGGATGGAGCTGGAGTCGTTATTTGGGGCGGTAACGGGAATTGCAGTCATGCTTTATGCCGGGGTGCGGCTGGACCTCTCACTTTCCTGGTGGGATCCCTTTGTATTTATTGTGATGGTGTTAGGGGGATCGTTGGTATACGCCGGTATTTTTGTGATGTTGGCCAGTATCGGATTTTGGTCGGACAGCCGAACTGATATCATGCCGATGATGTACAATATCAGTAATTATGGGCGTTATCCCGTAGATATTTATAACCGTGTGATCCGGTATGTCTTAACGTGGATTCTGCCCTTTGCCTTTGTGGGTGTCTATCCTTCTGCATACTTTCTGAAGAAGAGTGAGTGGTACGGTTATGCATTGTTGACACCGGTAATCGGAATCGCTTTTTTTACATTGGCGATTCTGGTATGGAACATCGGCGTGACCAAATACCGAGGTGCCGGGAATTAG
- a CDS encoding GNAT family N-acetyltransferase codes for MLFHSSRIMFRKMTPDDAELYHTWRNDLEVMQSTQPYLDIHSFQATRDFVDEVILGSPSSKSYLILEKQSQTPIGITSLIHIDPKNRNAECIIDLGEKRYWGKGYGREAMQLLLDYAFLEMNLHRVSLRVFSFNKRAINLYEKLGFQYEGSSRQALFRNGKWHDIIQMGILQQEYIRKQEN; via the coding sequence ATGTTATTCCATTCTTCCCGGATCATGTTCAGAAAAATGACCCCAGATGATGCGGAACTTTATCATACATGGAGAAATGATTTGGAAGTCATGCAATCCACTCAGCCCTATTTGGATATCCATTCCTTCCAAGCAACCAGAGACTTTGTGGATGAAGTAATTCTGGGTTCCCCTTCTTCCAAAAGCTATCTCATCCTTGAAAAACAAAGCCAAACCCCTATCGGAATTACCTCATTGATCCACATTGACCCTAAAAACAGAAATGCAGAGTGTATCATCGATCTTGGAGAGAAAAGATATTGGGGAAAAGGGTATGGAAGGGAAGCCATGCAGTTACTCCTTGATTATGCCTTTCTCGAAATGAATCTGCATCGTGTGTCTTTACGGGTGTTTTCCTTTAACAAACGGGCAATCAACCTGTATGAAAAGCTTGGATTTCAGTACGAGGGAAGCTCCCGGCAAGCTCTGTTCAGAAATGGCAAATGGCATGATATCATTCAAATGGGTATTCTACAGCAGGAATATATCCGGAAACAGGAAAATTAA
- a CDS encoding TetR family transcriptional regulator, with translation MSPKVSEAYKQEKKEKLIHAAKRVFIQKGYTHTTMQDIMDEAGVSRGALYTYFDNIEHAFLEVLQSDDQQEIVFFKPNQSSSLWSQLTNWVQGQQNHIETIQQSLLLARAEFFLSTHSMGNKERVPNLIERYHRIQEAIQEFIQRGIKQGEFQPQLPPQSISLYLISFLDGLMLDTFQLGSERTDVEEQLHVLLFSLKQMLCPIEKKN, from the coding sequence ATGTCCCCAAAAGTAAGTGAGGCGTACAAACAAGAGAAGAAGGAAAAGCTGATTCATGCGGCAAAACGTGTGTTTATTCAAAAGGGATACACACACACCACCATGCAAGACATCATGGATGAAGCCGGGGTTTCGAGAGGAGCGCTGTACACCTACTTTGACAATATCGAACATGCTTTTCTGGAGGTACTTCAATCTGACGATCAACAAGAGATCGTTTTTTTCAAACCGAATCAGTCATCCTCATTATGGTCCCAATTAACCAACTGGGTACAAGGACAACAAAATCACATCGAAACCATACAGCAATCCCTTTTACTCGCCAGAGCGGAGTTTTTCCTGTCAACTCATTCCATGGGAAATAAAGAAAGGGTCCCTAATCTCATCGAACGTTACCATCGTATCCAAGAAGCCATTCAGGAATTTATTCAAAGGGGGATCAAACAAGGAGAGTTTCAGCCACAATTGCCCCCCCAATCCATTTCTCTCTATCTCATTTCATTTCTGGATGGATTGATGTTGGACACCTTCCAACTGGGCTCTGAGAGAACAGACGTGGAAGAACAGCTTCATGTCCTACTATTTTCATTAAAACAAATGCTTTGCCCGATTGAGAAAAAAAACTGA
- a CDS encoding acyl-CoA thioesterase, with product MPLSTVLQVRFNECDGLGHVNNAVYYTYMETARIELFQLLDPAMDLKNWKLIVASTSCEYKSQASFAQWLKVTTEIEKIGNSSFTVLHNITDLKTGELIAIGRAVMVHYNYHEQSSVPLTDDMKKTLGSLELPQ from the coding sequence ATGCCGCTATCCACCGTTTTACAAGTTCGTTTCAACGAGTGTGACGGGTTGGGTCATGTCAACAATGCCGTCTACTATACGTATATGGAAACGGCGCGAATCGAGTTATTTCAGCTATTGGATCCCGCCATGGATCTGAAGAACTGGAAACTGATTGTCGCTTCCACCAGCTGTGAATACAAGTCCCAGGCTTCCTTCGCCCAATGGCTAAAAGTGACTACGGAGATTGAGAAAATCGGAAACAGCAGCTTCACCGTACTTCATAACATCACAGATCTGAAAACGGGTGAACTCATTGCCATTGGACGGGCTGTGATGGTCCATTACAACTATCATGAACAATCCAGTGTCCCCTTGACAGATGACATGAAAAAGACCTTGGGATCCCTGGAATTGCCGCAATAG